A single genomic interval of Aureliella helgolandensis harbors:
- a CDS encoding sulfite reductase subunit alpha — protein MATSILPETAPFTEEQRAWLNGFFAGIYGMDEPPVAAMEHAMATVEEIGTSPVEEDEDYPWHDAALEIEERMVLAEGQPMERRMMAAMAQLDCGACGYECKSYSEAIAQGNETNLTLCVPGGRETSRLLKTLVKEIGVQPTAPKSIGASSGQSASAKTWSRANPYPASLLESRKLNGIGSAKDTRHVAIDLGDSGLEYHVGDALGVYPSNCDDLVSEIVSALGVKADHRVDTERGLSTLALVLRDECCLKAPTEELLDALCSATGDEGEQAKLKQLLDDDSELDGCDVLDVLKMFPSAVLDPQTLVASLGTLNPRLYSIASSLKANPGQVHLTVGKVTWGSAGRLRKGAASTMLAERVGVGGQVRVFVHKSHGFTVPANPAAPMMMVGPGTGIAPFMAFLQERHATQATGKNWLFFGDQCQATDYLYQAELAAYQASGLLSRLDTAFSRDQERKVYVQDKMREQAAEVWSWLEAGGYFFVCGDASRMAVDVEKTLLEIIQSEGGMDAVAAKAYLKRLSDDKRYSRDVY, from the coding sequence ATGGCAACATCCATTCTTCCAGAAACAGCTCCATTTACCGAAGAACAACGCGCATGGCTTAACGGCTTTTTTGCTGGAATCTACGGCATGGACGAGCCACCAGTTGCAGCCATGGAGCATGCGATGGCGACGGTTGAGGAAATCGGCACCTCGCCCGTCGAGGAGGATGAAGACTATCCTTGGCATGATGCGGCGTTGGAGATTGAAGAACGTATGGTGTTGGCCGAAGGGCAGCCGATGGAACGGCGGATGATGGCAGCCATGGCGCAGTTGGACTGTGGAGCTTGTGGCTACGAATGCAAGTCCTACAGCGAAGCAATCGCGCAGGGTAACGAAACGAACTTGACGCTATGCGTACCGGGAGGCCGAGAGACGAGTCGCCTTCTAAAGACTCTAGTTAAAGAAATTGGTGTCCAACCGACAGCCCCCAAGAGTATCGGTGCATCCAGTGGGCAGAGTGCGAGTGCAAAGACTTGGTCGCGAGCCAATCCATACCCGGCGAGCTTATTGGAATCGCGCAAACTGAATGGTATCGGTTCTGCCAAAGATACTCGGCATGTAGCGATTGATCTGGGCGATTCGGGATTGGAGTACCATGTTGGAGACGCATTAGGCGTTTATCCCTCCAATTGTGATGACCTAGTATCCGAGATCGTTTCAGCTTTAGGCGTCAAAGCCGATCATCGAGTCGACACTGAGCGAGGCCTATCGACACTCGCCTTAGTGCTTCGCGATGAATGTTGTTTGAAAGCTCCGACTGAGGAACTATTGGATGCCCTGTGCAGTGCAACGGGCGATGAAGGGGAGCAAGCAAAACTGAAGCAATTACTGGACGACGATTCGGAATTGGACGGCTGTGATGTCTTGGATGTGCTCAAAATGTTTCCTAGTGCGGTGCTCGATCCACAGACGCTGGTCGCCAGCTTGGGGACGCTCAACCCTCGCTTGTATTCCATTGCAAGTTCGTTGAAAGCGAATCCTGGTCAGGTGCATCTCACGGTGGGCAAGGTCACGTGGGGCAGTGCAGGGCGTCTGCGCAAGGGGGCCGCATCCACCATGCTTGCAGAACGGGTAGGGGTGGGTGGGCAGGTGCGAGTGTTTGTGCACAAGTCGCATGGGTTTACCGTGCCGGCGAATCCAGCGGCGCCGATGATGATGGTAGGACCGGGAACCGGAATCGCCCCCTTCATGGCTTTCCTGCAAGAGCGGCATGCCACCCAAGCCACCGGAAAGAATTGGCTCTTTTTCGGAGATCAATGCCAAGCCACGGACTATTTATATCAAGCTGAATTGGCCGCTTACCAAGCCAGTGGCTTGCTGTCGCGGCTAGATACTGCGTTCAGTCGAGACCAAGAGCGAAAGGTTTACGTGCAAGACAAAATGCGTGAACAGGCCGCAGAGGTGTGGAGTTGGCTCGAAGCGGGCGGCTATTTCTTTGTCTGTGGGGACGCATCGCGGATGGCCGTCGACGTGGAAAAGACGCTCCTCGAGATTATTCAGAGTGAGGGAGGGATGGATGCGGTAGCAGCCAAAGCGTATCTCAAACGGTTATCCGACGACAAACGGTACTCCAGAGATGTCTATTAG
- a CDS encoding DmsC/YnfH family molybdoenzyme membrane anchor subunit: protein MSVSLPIVQLSPQSVPSAGLSHAAFIGQLLQEQGELTAVERFSRAHDEGDLERYSAEAKILEPAQARYYKSLLPTVTPTASEQYAFEVDLDKCSGCKACVVACHTLNGLDDDESWRRVGAITIGEEAPQVRHVTTACHHCDEPACLSGCPVKAYEKDPITGIVRHLDDQCIGCKYCTMMCPYEVPQYSERLGIVRKCDMCTQRMSVGEAPACVQACPNEAIRIRVVDMKSRVLEQDERLVPGAPYSKLTSPSTSYVGVSPDVLKAAIPHDWHIDRPAEAHWPLAMMLVGTQASVGLLFVERALWLLSQFAPIEVVQDLFRLTAWATVCACGLALIGLGVAPLHLGQPLRAWRIFLGLRTSWLSREAVVLGKYVGLLALATGLVWLPYLDSYLPSVELGPWVGFLPQSAGTLLVVAALVLGIAGLFCSGMIYVATRRELWSGVRTLTLFFASAGVSGGAWCTFVLAATGSNATRALMMGVGLATVLVTVAKLVWEWKHLTGPALPLDSELQRRSRTLISQSMPGLKQFRMTMAFSGIALLLHAIAASSVLPTTVVAGVAFAAALALMLGEYCERIIYFSSVVYDRMPGTMR from the coding sequence ATGTCCGTTTCGCTTCCCATTGTTCAACTCTCACCACAATCTGTGCCGTCCGCTGGGCTCAGTCATGCTGCGTTCATCGGGCAATTGTTGCAGGAGCAAGGGGAATTAACGGCAGTCGAGCGGTTTAGTCGCGCTCATGATGAGGGAGATCTCGAGCGCTATTCGGCGGAAGCAAAAATCTTAGAGCCAGCCCAAGCGCGGTACTACAAGTCGTTGCTGCCAACGGTTACGCCTACCGCCAGTGAGCAGTATGCATTCGAAGTGGATTTGGATAAATGCAGCGGCTGCAAGGCTTGCGTAGTTGCTTGTCATACGCTCAATGGTTTGGATGATGATGAAAGTTGGAGACGGGTCGGTGCGATCACGATCGGAGAAGAAGCTCCACAAGTACGGCACGTGACTACCGCTTGCCATCACTGCGATGAGCCTGCGTGTCTGAGTGGTTGTCCCGTCAAAGCTTATGAAAAAGATCCCATAACGGGCATTGTTCGGCATCTGGATGATCAGTGCATTGGTTGTAAGTATTGCACGATGATGTGTCCGTACGAGGTTCCGCAGTATAGCGAACGTTTGGGGATTGTCAGGAAGTGCGATATGTGCACGCAACGCATGAGCGTGGGGGAAGCTCCGGCATGTGTTCAGGCCTGTCCCAACGAAGCAATCCGCATTCGGGTTGTCGACATGAAGTCGCGAGTGTTGGAGCAGGACGAACGCTTGGTACCTGGTGCACCCTATTCGAAACTGACCTCCCCTTCGACGAGCTATGTCGGTGTTTCACCCGACGTGCTCAAGGCAGCCATTCCCCATGATTGGCATATCGATAGGCCGGCCGAAGCTCATTGGCCCTTGGCGATGATGCTAGTTGGTACACAGGCTTCCGTAGGTTTGCTTTTCGTGGAGAGGGCATTGTGGCTCTTGTCGCAGTTTGCTCCGATCGAAGTAGTGCAAGATCTTTTTCGTTTAACTGCTTGGGCGACCGTCTGCGCCTGCGGACTGGCTTTGATCGGATTGGGGGTAGCGCCATTGCACCTTGGTCAGCCGCTGCGTGCCTGGCGCATCTTCTTGGGGTTGCGCACGAGTTGGTTGAGCCGCGAAGCTGTGGTGCTTGGGAAGTACGTGGGGCTCCTTGCCTTGGCGACTGGTCTCGTCTGGTTGCCGTACCTGGATTCCTATCTCCCTTCAGTAGAGCTTGGGCCTTGGGTCGGGTTCTTGCCTCAGTCGGCTGGTACGTTGCTGGTGGTGGCAGCCTTGGTGCTGGGCATTGCCGGTTTGTTCTGTAGCGGCATGATCTACGTTGCCACGCGACGAGAGTTGTGGAGCGGAGTACGCACTCTGACTTTGTTCTTTGCATCAGCGGGAGTGTCCGGCGGTGCTTGGTGTACCTTCGTATTGGCAGCCACCGGTTCGAACGCCACGCGGGCGTTGATGATGGGCGTCGGCCTAGCGACCGTGTTGGTAACGGTCGCGAAGTTGGTTTGGGAATGGAAGCATTTGACCGGCCCAGCCTTGCCGCTCGATTCTGAACTGCAACGCCGCTCACGCACGCTCATCTCGCAATCGATGCCAGGGCTGAAGCAGTTTCGCATGACGATGGCGTTTAGCGGCATCGCTTTGCTACTGCATGCAATCGCCGCCAGTTCGGTACTGCCAACGACTGTCGTGGCTGGTGTGGCGTTCGCGGCAGCCTTGGCCCTGATGCTAGGTGAGTACTGTGAAAGAATCATCTACTTTTCAAGCGTTGTCTACGATCGAATGCCGGGGACGATGCGATGA
- a CDS encoding ABC transporter permease, which produces MSWRGGLLKFCSVTGLPALEPFVRLAYGEDPQEQFRGIAKYILLPGLAIVVFLACWSVAAKTIVTDSMQLPGPMATWSAGTELFSMHFEQKARDREKVAEQMQQAVTMVATANAMLAKAESVEDGALKQRLEGNASVMKRQAVDTANYTSSSAPTFVEQIYTSLKTVFFGFGIATLIAVPLGLMCGMSPWFNAAMTPFIQVFKPVSPLAWLPLAGLIIIWAYSGSKPGETFFDKAFLISAVTVSLCSLWPTLVNTTLGVASVNQDYLNVARVLKLSWSQRLFKIVLPASLPLMFAGLRISLGVGWMVLIAADMLAQNPGLGKFVWDEFQNGSNVTYARIAFSVIVIGVLGLLLDRAMICLRNLVSYDNPATA; this is translated from the coding sequence ATGAGTTGGCGTGGCGGATTGTTGAAATTCTGCTCAGTGACTGGGTTGCCTGCCCTTGAGCCCTTTGTGCGATTGGCATACGGCGAGGACCCGCAGGAGCAGTTTCGCGGGATCGCCAAATATATCCTGTTGCCAGGATTGGCGATTGTGGTGTTCTTGGCTTGCTGGTCGGTCGCCGCCAAAACGATCGTGACGGATAGTATGCAATTGCCCGGCCCCATGGCGACGTGGTCGGCAGGTACGGAACTGTTCAGCATGCATTTCGAGCAGAAGGCGCGGGATCGAGAGAAAGTGGCAGAGCAGATGCAGCAAGCGGTGACCATGGTGGCTACTGCCAATGCGATGCTGGCCAAGGCGGAGAGCGTAGAGGATGGAGCTCTCAAGCAGCGTCTAGAGGGAAATGCTTCGGTGATGAAGCGACAGGCCGTGGATACCGCGAACTACACCTCCTCGAGTGCGCCGACCTTCGTTGAGCAAATCTACACGAGCTTAAAAACGGTGTTCTTTGGATTCGGGATTGCAACGCTCATAGCGGTTCCCCTTGGCTTAATGTGTGGTATGAGTCCTTGGTTCAATGCTGCGATGACGCCGTTTATTCAAGTGTTCAAGCCGGTGAGTCCCTTGGCATGGTTGCCCCTGGCGGGGTTGATCATCATTTGGGCATACAGCGGTTCGAAGCCAGGTGAGACGTTCTTCGACAAGGCATTTTTGATCTCGGCCGTGACCGTCTCGCTCTGCTCACTATGGCCAACTTTGGTCAATACAACTTTAGGGGTCGCAAGCGTAAACCAGGACTATCTGAATGTTGCGCGCGTGCTGAAGCTTTCCTGGTCTCAGCGGCTGTTCAAGATCGTGCTACCGGCCAGTCTGCCGCTGATGTTCGCAGGGCTGCGAATTAGTTTGGGAGTTGGCTGGATGGTGCTGATCGCGGCTGACATGCTTGCCCAGAATCCCGGACTGGGGAAATTTGTGTGGGATGAATTTCAAAATGGTAGCAACGTGACCTACGCGCGTATCGCGTTCAGTGTGATTGTCATTGGAGTTCTTGGTCTGCTTTTGGATCGCGCCATGATTTGTTTGCGCAATCTTGTGAGCTACGACAACCCCGCAACGGCCTAA
- a CDS encoding NirA family protein, with protein sequence MSDKEFSESQKQYLSGFTYGADVARAVRKLPILSGAANAGSTVAIGGGNRVDKQAVQAPSSPEQAAYEAQQRVIASGKKLSREELAKQKKNPLDLWGEISHRAQQNVFPKGDDVFLTKFQGLFFVAPAQNAFMCRMRIPGGELHAYQLEGIADLSEVSAGDYIDVTTRANLQLREIPANQGMNILYGLRELGVVCLGSGGDNIRNVTASPLSGIDPDELIETLPIAKRMHHYILNHREMYGLPRKFNIAFDGGGRISALDDTNDIGFHAVRVPEAHADQRTPMGIYFQLTLGGITGHSDFARDTGVLVTPDEALEVAGAIVRVFLENGDRTDRKRARLKYVLDEWGFEKFLTEVEKSLGKELRRVDRTRWERPEIEDRLAHIDVHAQAQTGKNYIGIVLPVGRMTADQARGLARLSRRFGSGRVRLTVWQNLLLTDIADDDLPEVQQSIRKLGLDYAASNLRAGLVACTGSAGCKFAGADTKRHAMQVAEYLEEWLTLDTPINIHVTGCHHSCAQHYIGDIGMIATKVEVGDDMVEGYHVHVGGGWGKDQGIGQLLFTGVPADEVAPLLRGLLTAYLQQRGSKEEFFVQFVNRKSVAELREMTKACALL encoded by the coding sequence ATGAGTGACAAAGAGTTTTCTGAATCGCAAAAGCAATATTTATCGGGCTTCACCTATGGTGCTGACGTGGCCCGAGCCGTTCGTAAGTTGCCGATCCTGAGCGGAGCGGCCAACGCGGGAAGTACGGTTGCGATTGGCGGTGGAAACCGTGTTGACAAGCAGGCTGTCCAAGCTCCGTCTTCCCCGGAGCAAGCAGCATACGAGGCCCAGCAGCGAGTGATTGCTAGCGGAAAGAAGCTGAGCCGAGAGGAGTTGGCAAAACAGAAGAAGAATCCGCTCGACCTCTGGGGCGAGATATCGCATCGCGCTCAACAGAATGTCTTTCCGAAGGGGGATGACGTCTTCCTGACGAAGTTCCAAGGGTTGTTCTTTGTCGCACCAGCGCAAAACGCATTCATGTGTCGCATGCGGATTCCTGGTGGAGAACTGCATGCCTATCAATTGGAAGGGATTGCGGATCTCAGTGAGGTTTCTGCGGGGGACTATATCGATGTGACCACGCGTGCCAACCTGCAACTTCGCGAGATTCCCGCGAACCAAGGTATGAATATTCTCTACGGCTTGCGAGAGCTGGGGGTCGTGTGCCTTGGTTCCGGTGGAGACAACATTCGCAATGTCACAGCTAGTCCGTTAAGCGGCATTGATCCCGATGAGCTGATCGAGACCTTGCCGATTGCCAAGCGAATGCATCACTACATTCTCAATCATCGGGAGATGTACGGCTTGCCACGCAAGTTCAACATCGCCTTCGATGGTGGAGGCCGCATTAGCGCTCTGGATGATACCAACGATATTGGATTCCACGCGGTGCGTGTCCCTGAAGCTCATGCCGATCAGAGGACGCCAATGGGAATCTATTTTCAGCTGACTCTAGGCGGGATTACTGGGCATAGTGATTTCGCGCGAGATACGGGAGTCTTAGTCACTCCTGACGAGGCGCTTGAGGTAGCGGGTGCGATCGTGCGGGTTTTCCTCGAGAACGGTGACCGGACAGATCGCAAGCGTGCACGTCTCAAATATGTGTTGGACGAATGGGGATTCGAAAAGTTCTTGACCGAAGTCGAGAAGAGTCTTGGAAAGGAACTGCGCCGCGTGGATCGCACGCGGTGGGAGCGACCGGAGATCGAGGATCGCTTAGCGCATATCGATGTTCACGCACAAGCCCAGACGGGGAAGAACTACATCGGTATCGTGCTGCCCGTTGGGCGGATGACCGCGGACCAGGCTCGGGGGTTAGCTAGGCTTTCGCGACGCTTTGGGAGTGGACGCGTTCGCTTGACCGTTTGGCAAAATCTGCTGTTGACCGATATCGCCGACGATGATTTGCCCGAAGTTCAACAATCCATTCGGAAACTGGGACTTGACTACGCGGCGAGCAATTTGCGAGCTGGTTTGGTGGCTTGTACTGGGAGTGCAGGGTGCAAGTTTGCTGGCGCAGATACCAAACGGCACGCAATGCAGGTCGCGGAGTACCTGGAGGAATGGTTGACGCTCGACACACCTATCAACATTCACGTGACCGGATGCCATCATAGTTGCGCGCAGCATTACATCGGTGATATTGGCATGATCGCCACTAAGGTTGAAGTTGGTGACGACATGGTCGAGGGATATCACGTGCATGTGGGCGGCGGATGGGGCAAGGATCAGGGGATTGGGCAGCTGCTGTTCACAGGCGTGCCCGCCGATGAAGTTGCTCCCCTGCTGCGAGGTTTGTTGACAGCCTACCTCCAGCAACGCGGCTCGAAGGAAGAGTTCTTTGTTCAATTCGTGAATCGCAAGTCGGTAGCGGAGCTTAGAGAGATGACGAAAGCATGTGCACTTTTGTAG
- a CDS encoding ABC transporter ATP-binding protein: MAGFVEMFKLGKTYDTPHGPAVIVEDFSLNMQQGEYVCLLGHSGCGKSTVLTMVAGLNSISHGGVIIDNREIDGPGPDRGIVFQSPCLMPWMTAFENVMLGVKQVYPHGTRQQRHDIVAYYLNLVGLGDSLHKNAGELSQGMQQRVGIARAFALKPRMLLLDEPFGMLDSLTRMELQEILQEILTRDRITTLMITHDVDEALFMSDRVVMMTNGPRARVGAVFEMPFERPRERADVLAHPEYYALREKMISFLEEQDHKKQQKSIEELAAKRAAAAQTTVAS; encoded by the coding sequence ATGGCTGGTTTTGTCGAAATGTTCAAGCTGGGGAAAACCTATGACACGCCCCATGGTCCGGCGGTCATCGTTGAGGATTTTTCACTCAACATGCAGCAAGGAGAGTACGTTTGCCTGCTCGGCCACAGTGGCTGTGGGAAGAGTACGGTGTTGACCATGGTAGCCGGCCTGAATTCAATTTCGCACGGTGGAGTGATTATCGACAATCGGGAGATTGATGGTCCGGGACCGGATCGTGGAATCGTGTTTCAGTCGCCCTGCCTAATGCCTTGGATGACTGCGTTCGAAAATGTCATGTTGGGCGTCAAGCAGGTTTATCCTCATGGGACACGTCAGCAGCGGCATGACATCGTTGCCTACTACTTGAACTTGGTTGGTTTGGGCGACAGTTTGCACAAAAACGCAGGGGAGTTGAGCCAGGGGATGCAGCAACGTGTTGGCATTGCACGCGCGTTCGCGCTCAAGCCTCGGATGTTGCTACTGGATGAACCCTTCGGGATGTTGGATTCACTGACACGGATGGAATTGCAGGAGATCCTGCAGGAGATTCTGACGCGGGATCGGATCACAACGCTGATGATTACTCATGATGTCGATGAAGCGCTCTTCATGAGTGACCGAGTTGTCATGATGACCAACGGTCCTCGGGCGCGAGTCGGGGCCGTCTTCGAAATGCCCTTCGAGCGACCGCGCGAGAGGGCCGATGTGTTGGCTCACCCCGAGTACTACGCATTGCGCGAAAAGATGATCTCCTTCTTGGAGGAGCAAGATCACAAGAAGCAGCAGAAGAGCATCGAGGAATTGGCAGCCAAGCGGGCTGCTGCCGCCCAAACCACTGTGGCTTCTTGA
- a CDS encoding molybdopterin oxidoreductase family protein, whose amino-acid sequence MTRELLLNPGSHGLGMTHASLRPDATATSVCGYCSTGCGLRIHLRDGQAVGLTPETDYPVNLGMACPKGWESLRVLESADRATHPLLRNAEGELEPVSWDRALTEFCERFKAIQAAHGADSVAFLSTGQIACEEMALLGVLAKFGMGLKHGDGNTRQCMATAVTAYKESFGFDAPPFTYEDFEQSDCLVFIGANPCIGHPIMWERVLRNQHAPEVIVVDPRSTETAMAATQHLQLRPKSDLVLLYAITRQLIESGYVDHDFVAAHTTGFRELTQHVDSYTPEYAAARTGLSAEKILRAAESIGQAKAASLWWTMGVNQSYEGVRTAQAIINIALITGNIGRPGTGANSITGQCNAMGSRLWSGTTNLFGHHDYADPEHREKIAAVLDIDPGKIPDENGWSYDRIVEGIRCGKIRGLWVIATNPAHSWIHQGDARELLDKLDFLVVQDMYATTETARQADLILPAAGWGEKEGTFINSERRYGVHRRVRVAPGEALADFQIFRAIGAYWGVGEMLTEWTDPEAGFRIMQRASRGQPCDITGIENYAHLDRCGGIQWPWSEADAETKSQGTQPGESMGQYHTPRPHRRLFGNGEFFTPDRRARLIVAEPRGMPELPDADFPMLMLTGRGSVSQWHTQTRTSKSPILRELYPNEPYVELHPDDASRYAIRNGEWVEVSSRRGRAEARALVSPTVRVGQVFMAMHYEETNRLTLSHFDPYSRQPSYKNCAVRLRSIKQ is encoded by the coding sequence ATGACTCGTGAGCTCTTGCTCAATCCCGGTTCGCACGGCTTGGGAATGACTCATGCATCACTGCGTCCGGATGCTACTGCAACGTCGGTTTGTGGCTACTGTTCCACCGGGTGTGGTCTAAGGATTCACCTGCGGGATGGCCAAGCGGTTGGGCTTACTCCCGAGACGGACTACCCCGTCAATCTTGGAATGGCGTGTCCCAAAGGCTGGGAATCGTTGCGAGTGCTCGAGTCCGCGGACCGAGCGACGCATCCCCTCCTGCGGAATGCTGAGGGTGAATTGGAACCGGTGAGCTGGGATCGGGCGCTGACCGAGTTCTGTGAACGATTCAAAGCGATTCAAGCGGCCCATGGAGCCGATTCAGTCGCGTTCCTCAGCACCGGGCAAATCGCCTGCGAAGAAATGGCCTTGTTGGGAGTGTTGGCCAAGTTCGGCATGGGGCTGAAGCATGGAGACGGGAATACGCGGCAATGCATGGCCACGGCGGTGACTGCCTACAAAGAGTCGTTTGGTTTTGATGCGCCCCCCTTTACGTACGAGGACTTCGAACAGAGTGATTGCTTGGTTTTCATCGGTGCCAATCCTTGTATTGGCCATCCGATCATGTGGGAACGCGTGTTGCGAAATCAGCACGCACCAGAAGTGATTGTGGTCGATCCACGAAGTACTGAGACCGCTATGGCGGCCACGCAGCATCTCCAGCTCCGACCCAAGAGTGATCTGGTGTTGTTGTATGCCATCACTCGGCAGTTAATCGAGTCTGGCTACGTGGACCACGATTTTGTAGCAGCCCACACGACTGGATTTCGGGAGCTGACTCAACATGTCGACTCCTATACACCAGAATACGCGGCAGCTCGAACTGGATTGTCGGCAGAGAAGATCTTGCGTGCGGCTGAAAGTATTGGACAAGCCAAGGCTGCATCATTGTGGTGGACGATGGGTGTCAATCAAAGCTATGAAGGGGTGCGCACCGCTCAGGCGATCATCAACATCGCCTTGATTACCGGAAATATTGGTCGCCCTGGAACGGGGGCGAACAGTATTACCGGCCAATGCAATGCAATGGGATCGCGTCTTTGGAGTGGAACCACCAATCTCTTCGGACACCACGACTATGCCGATCCTGAGCATCGCGAGAAGATCGCTGCCGTGTTGGATATTGATCCGGGCAAGATACCCGATGAAAACGGCTGGAGTTACGATCGAATCGTCGAAGGAATTCGGTGTGGAAAAATTCGTGGTCTGTGGGTGATTGCAACAAATCCGGCGCACAGTTGGATCCATCAAGGGGACGCCCGTGAGTTGCTCGATAAACTCGACTTCCTAGTCGTTCAAGACATGTATGCCACAACCGAGACGGCTCGCCAGGCTGATTTGATCCTGCCAGCCGCAGGTTGGGGGGAGAAGGAAGGGACCTTTATCAACAGTGAACGACGCTACGGGGTTCACCGTCGCGTCCGTGTTGCACCAGGGGAAGCCTTGGCCGACTTCCAGATTTTTCGAGCAATTGGAGCCTATTGGGGCGTTGGCGAGATGTTGACGGAGTGGACAGATCCGGAAGCTGGTTTCCGGATCATGCAACGGGCCAGTCGAGGCCAGCCTTGTGATATCACAGGTATTGAAAACTATGCCCACCTTGATCGCTGTGGTGGAATTCAATGGCCATGGTCGGAGGCTGACGCAGAAACGAAATCGCAAGGCACTCAGCCTGGCGAGTCCATGGGCCAGTACCACACTCCTCGTCCACACCGTCGCTTGTTCGGCAATGGCGAGTTCTTTACACCCGACCGCCGGGCACGCCTGATTGTCGCTGAGCCACGGGGCATGCCAGAGTTGCCCGATGCGGACTTTCCCATGCTGATGTTGACGGGACGGGGTTCGGTGAGCCAGTGGCACACGCAGACTCGCACGAGCAAGAGTCCCATTCTGAGAGAGCTTTATCCAAATGAGCCATACGTGGAACTGCATCCTGACGATGCCTCACGGTACGCCATCCGCAATGGGGAATGGGTCGAGGTTTCTTCGCGTCGTGGTCGGGCTGAGGCAAGAGCATTGGTCTCACCTACAGTGCGGGTGGGACAGGTGTTCATGGCAATGCACTATGAAGAAACCAATCGATTGACCTTAAGTCATTTTGACCCGTATAGTCGCCAGCCAAGTTACAAGAATTGTGCCGTCCGCTTGAGAAGTATTAAGCAATGA
- a CDS encoding ABC transporter ATP-binding protein codes for MSLAILPESRATRRIAPSIPDPIISLQNVCKGFGSGATRTEVLADINLQLREGEFLAVVGFSGSGKTTFTKLLAGLEKPDSGQIMMRGSPITGPGPERGIVFQNYSLLPWLTVRGNIALSVDTVFAKWSKGERRDHVEQFIEMVGLSHAAHRRPHELSGGMRQRTSLARTLAMKPEVLLLDEPLSALDALTRSTLQEEILSIWEAEKQTCLMITNDVDEAMLVADRIVPLNPGPNATLGPVFDVRLDRPRDKTALNHDEGFKELRNTITNYLVSVRQQARDAQRLAGGGAKFELPDIQPKDLSLATKAVFNSPPTGR; via the coding sequence ATGAGTCTAGCTATACTGCCCGAATCGAGAGCAACCCGACGGATCGCGCCGAGTATTCCCGATCCCATTATTTCTCTGCAAAACGTCTGCAAGGGATTTGGAAGTGGGGCGACTCGCACGGAAGTACTTGCGGACATTAACTTGCAACTACGCGAAGGGGAGTTCTTGGCGGTGGTTGGATTCTCGGGGAGCGGGAAGACTACCTTTACCAAATTGCTGGCAGGGCTTGAGAAACCCGACTCTGGTCAGATCATGATGCGTGGTAGTCCTATTACTGGCCCGGGGCCCGAACGCGGCATCGTGTTCCAAAATTACTCGCTGCTTCCGTGGCTTACTGTTCGCGGCAATATCGCTTTATCGGTGGACACTGTCTTTGCCAAATGGTCTAAGGGTGAACGTCGCGATCATGTCGAACAATTCATTGAGATGGTCGGACTCAGTCATGCGGCGCATCGACGGCCTCACGAATTGTCAGGTGGCATGCGACAGCGGACTTCGCTAGCCCGCACCCTGGCAATGAAGCCCGAAGTGCTCTTGCTCGACGAACCCTTGTCAGCCCTCGATGCCCTGACACGCAGCACGCTGCAGGAAGAAATTCTCAGTATCTGGGAGGCAGAGAAACAGACATGCCTGATGATAACCAACGACGTGGATGAAGCCATGTTGGTGGCCGATCGGATCGTACCGTTGAACCCGGGGCCAAACGCAACGCTGGGGCCCGTCTTTGACGTTCGCCTCGACCGGCCGCGGGATAAAACTGCGCTGAACCATGACGAGGGGTTTAAGGAACTGCGGAATACGATCACTAACTATCTGGTTTCTGTCCGCCAGCAAGCTCGCGATGCTCAACGACTTGCCGGAGGTGGTGCCAAGTTTGAATTGCCGGACATCCAGCCGAAAGATTTGTCCTTGGCGACCAAGGCCGTTTTCAATAGCCCACCTACAGGTAGATAG